A stretch of the Aegilops tauschii subsp. strangulata cultivar AL8/78 chromosome 4, Aet v6.0, whole genome shotgun sequence genome encodes the following:
- the LOC109762031 gene encoding uncharacterized protein: MSWRPPISPGRLLLVVQFVALCSIPGAFSSRLVTLDTVDIFTTHEWFSRPTVFFRCSGDNQTYLPDVKEANLIYTFKGEESWQPLTELPEKKCKRCGLYEQDMFRNDVFDEWELCSSDFKDGKYTHFKEGQFNATFLCPNCTVSAGDAATHHSSSEVEAKKTSVAVTIIVSVLASVIVVLALFGGYKYWLKKKRERDQLRFLKLFEEGDDMDDELGLSNEL; the protein is encoded by the exons ATGAGTTGGCGGCCGCCGATCTCGCCTGGCCGCCTCCTTCTCGTCGTCCAATTCGTCGCCCTCTGCTCGATTCCTG GGGCTTTTTCTTCGAGGCTTGTCACACTTGATACCGTTGATATATTTACCACTCATGAATGGTTCTCCAGACCAACTGTGTTTTTCCGCTGCAGTGGAGATAACCAGACATACTTGCCTGACGTGAAGGAGGCAAACTTGATATATACCTTTAAGGGTGAAGAGTCATGGCAG CCCTTAACGGAACTTCCAGAAAAGAAGTGCAAGCGATGTGGTTTGTACGAACAGGATATGTTTAGAAATGATGTGTTTGATGAATGGGAGCTGTGTTCTAGTGACTTCAAAGATGGCAAGTACACACACTTCAAGGAAGGGCAGTTCAATGCGACTTTCCTGTGCCCAAACTGTACTGTCTCTGCTG GTGATGCTGCAACACATCACTCTAGCTCAGAGGTGGAAGCCAAAAAGACATCTGTTGCTGTTACCATAATAGTAAGCGTTCTCGCTTCCGTTATCGTTGTCCTCGCATTGTTCGGAGGCTACAAGTACTGGCTGAAGAAGAAGAGGGAGCGGGATCAGTTACGATTTCTCAAGCTCTTCGAGGAGGGAGACGACATGGACGACGAACTGGGCCTGAGCAATGAACTCTAA